Proteins found in one Arachis stenosperma cultivar V10309 chromosome 8, arast.V10309.gnm1.PFL2, whole genome shotgun sequence genomic segment:
- the LOC130943622 gene encoding probable ubiquitin-conjugating enzyme E2 25 isoform X2, whose product MMSRSKLEPPCHQPPCIPKYASPDTSKRKAYSSSCSPKMEMDPDVVEILPPIHRTSRLVKQNQAIPQDVIEIDNDDDCEDLMIIGEKVGKSNKGKTIESIHNGYGNQESGFETSSGHSSVPHNLTSVDAHVADLSYDDDEDADDDYIDFISEEYAQVDEYALLQAHFDNVDIPPGIEAPFTWLPEYEQGLKQTGNSSLHPWYPTQSDAEIPQVIESAKSKIIGSSTGASNFQMNMGDVDHSSGINLASQSAPSKKKVANSQRRVRGSHTLSGPHSSKSQWFSGPFHVKKTPAIGFVGNSEAVKPPPAGAPPFWRKFKTAKKLGGSSSLYHPSFIGQNGSFHPPGMESKGPWSTNFQNFMPTFSDYNANSTSYGPLDFLHPPPGHMQFNTSVNNSAGEGNSGDSPVVAISDEDRDEIMMKFRSFKQFDTVEDPSDHRFVGYNSSLKQHPKNWAKKIQDEWKILEKDLPDTIFVRVYESRMDLLRAVIIGAVGTPYHDGLFFFDVFFPSGYPNVPPQVYYHSGGLRLNPNLYNCGKVCLSLLNTWSGNKNEKWLPGVSTILQVLVSIQGLILNTKPYFNEPGYAHMSGSANGETKSLQYNEDTFILSLRTMMYMMKRPPKHFENFVTGHFYSRAHDILVACKAYMEGAQVGCLVKGGVQDVDEGDKSCSKQFKESLTGYVNMIVKEFAKIGVKDCEKFLSTKKIVNKPLSLPAA is encoded by the exons ATGATGAGCCGATCGAAATTGGAGCCGCCGTGTCATCAGCCGCCGTGCATCCCCAAATATGCGTCCCCCGACACCTCCAA aAGGAAAGcatattcttcttcttgttctccGAAGATGGAGATGGACCCTGACGTTGTTGAAATTCTTCCCCCAATTCACCGAACTTCCAGATTGGTTAAGCAAAATCAG GCCATTCCACAGGATGTGATTGAAATTGACAACGACGATGATTGCGAGGATTTAATGATAATTGGTGAAAAAGTTGGTAAAAGTAACAAGGGGAAGACAATTGAATCTATTCACAATGGCTATGGCAATCAA GAAAGTGGGTTTGAGACTTCTTCTGGTCATTCTTCGGTACCACATAACCTAACAAGTGTTGATGCTCATGTTGCGGATCTATCATATGATGATGACGAGGATGCTGATGATGACTACATTGATTTTATTTCTGAAGAGTACGCACAAGTCGATGAGTATGCTTTATTACAGGCACACTTTGATAATGTGGATATACCTCCCGGAATTGAGGCACCGTTTACTTGGTTGCCAGAATATGAACAAGGTTTGAAGCAAACTGGGAATAGTTCTTTGCATCCTTGGTATCCTACACAATCGGATGCTGAAATTCCTCAGGTGATAGAGTCAGCTAAATCTAAAATCATAGGATCTTCAACAGGTGCTTCTAATTTTCAAATGAACATGGGTGATGTTGATCACTCCTCTGGAATAAATTTGGCTTCTCAATCTGCTCCTAGTAAGAAGAAAGTAGCTAATTCACAACGCAGGGTTCGTGGTTCGCACACGTTATCAGGACCCCACTCATCTAAGTCTCAATGGTTTTCAGGACCTTTCCATGTTAAAAAGACGCCTGCTATTGGTTTCGTCGGCAATTCAGAGGCTGTGAAACCACCACCGGCAGGTGCACCACCATTTTGGAGGAAATTTAAAACTGCTAAGAAGCTAGGTGGCAGTAGCAGTTTGTACCATCCAAGTTTCATTGGACAGAATGGATCATTTCATCCACCAGGAATGGAATCAAAAGGCCCATGGTCAACAAATTTTCAGAATTTTATGCCAACTTTTTCTGATTACAATGCCAATTCAACTAGCTATGGTCCACTTGATTTTCTTCATCCTCCTCCTGGGCATATGCAGTTTAACACATCGGTTAACAATTCTGCCGGAGAAGGAAATAGTGGAGATAGCCCAGTTGTGGCCATCTCTGATGAGGATCGGGATGAAATCATGATGAAATTTCGAAGTTTTAAACAATTTGACACTGTTGAAGATCCATCAGATCATCGCTTTGTTGGCTATAACTCTTCCTTGAAGCAG CATCCAAAGAATTGGGCTAAAAAAATCCAGGACGAGTGGAAGATTTTGGAGAAGGATTTGCCAG ATACAATATTTGTCCGAGTTTATGAATCAAGGATGGATCTTTTGAGGGCCGTTATTATTGGAGCAGTGGGGACTCCTTATCATGATGGTCTTTTCTTCTTTGATGTTTTCTTCCCCAGTGGCTATCCCAATGTACCGCCG CAAGTTTACTACCACTCTGGAGGTCTTCGACTCAACCCGAACTTGTATAATTGTGGCAAAGTATGCCTTAGCCTGCTTAATACCTGGTCTGGCAACAAGAACGAGAAGTGGCTTCCAGGTGTTTCAACAATTCTGCAGGTTCTGGTCTCTATACAAGGTCTAATTCTGAATACGAAGCCTTACTTTAACGAACCTGGATATGCACACATGAGTGGTTCCGCAAATGGTGAAACAAAGTCCCTGCAGTATAATGAGGACACATTCATCCTTTCATTAAGAACAATGATGTATATGATGAAAAGGCCCCCAAAG CATTTTGAGAACTTTGTTACGGGGCATTTCTATAGCCGAGCTCATGATATTCTAGTGGCATGCAAAGCGTACATGGAGGGTGCACAAGTTGGATGTTTGGTCAAAGGTGGGGTTCAGGATGTCGACGAAGGCGACAAAAGCTGCTCGAAGCAGTTCAAGGAATCTCTAACTGGATATGTGAATATGATTGTCAAAGAGTTtgcaaaaattggagttaaggACTGTGAGAAGTTCCTCTCCACCAAAAAAATAGTGAACAAGCCTTTGTCTTTGCCTGCAGCCTGA
- the LOC130943622 gene encoding probable ubiquitin-conjugating enzyme E2 25 isoform X1, with amino-acid sequence MMSRSKLEPPCHQPPCIPKYASPDTSKRKAYSSSCSPKMEMDPDVVEILPPIHRTSRLVKQNQAIPQDVIEIDNDDDCEDLMIIGEKVGKSNKGKTIESIHNGYGNQVVESGFETSSGHSSVPHNLTSVDAHVADLSYDDDEDADDDYIDFISEEYAQVDEYALLQAHFDNVDIPPGIEAPFTWLPEYEQGLKQTGNSSLHPWYPTQSDAEIPQVIESAKSKIIGSSTGASNFQMNMGDVDHSSGINLASQSAPSKKKVANSQRRVRGSHTLSGPHSSKSQWFSGPFHVKKTPAIGFVGNSEAVKPPPAGAPPFWRKFKTAKKLGGSSSLYHPSFIGQNGSFHPPGMESKGPWSTNFQNFMPTFSDYNANSTSYGPLDFLHPPPGHMQFNTSVNNSAGEGNSGDSPVVAISDEDRDEIMMKFRSFKQFDTVEDPSDHRFVGYNSSLKQHPKNWAKKIQDEWKILEKDLPDTIFVRVYESRMDLLRAVIIGAVGTPYHDGLFFFDVFFPSGYPNVPPQVYYHSGGLRLNPNLYNCGKVCLSLLNTWSGNKNEKWLPGVSTILQVLVSIQGLILNTKPYFNEPGYAHMSGSANGETKSLQYNEDTFILSLRTMMYMMKRPPKHFENFVTGHFYSRAHDILVACKAYMEGAQVGCLVKGGVQDVDEGDKSCSKQFKESLTGYVNMIVKEFAKIGVKDCEKFLSTKKIVNKPLSLPAA; translated from the exons ATGATGAGCCGATCGAAATTGGAGCCGCCGTGTCATCAGCCGCCGTGCATCCCCAAATATGCGTCCCCCGACACCTCCAA aAGGAAAGcatattcttcttcttgttctccGAAGATGGAGATGGACCCTGACGTTGTTGAAATTCTTCCCCCAATTCACCGAACTTCCAGATTGGTTAAGCAAAATCAG GCCATTCCACAGGATGTGATTGAAATTGACAACGACGATGATTGCGAGGATTTAATGATAATTGGTGAAAAAGTTGGTAAAAGTAACAAGGGGAAGACAATTGAATCTATTCACAATGGCTATGGCAATCAAGTTGTG GAAAGTGGGTTTGAGACTTCTTCTGGTCATTCTTCGGTACCACATAACCTAACAAGTGTTGATGCTCATGTTGCGGATCTATCATATGATGATGACGAGGATGCTGATGATGACTACATTGATTTTATTTCTGAAGAGTACGCACAAGTCGATGAGTATGCTTTATTACAGGCACACTTTGATAATGTGGATATACCTCCCGGAATTGAGGCACCGTTTACTTGGTTGCCAGAATATGAACAAGGTTTGAAGCAAACTGGGAATAGTTCTTTGCATCCTTGGTATCCTACACAATCGGATGCTGAAATTCCTCAGGTGATAGAGTCAGCTAAATCTAAAATCATAGGATCTTCAACAGGTGCTTCTAATTTTCAAATGAACATGGGTGATGTTGATCACTCCTCTGGAATAAATTTGGCTTCTCAATCTGCTCCTAGTAAGAAGAAAGTAGCTAATTCACAACGCAGGGTTCGTGGTTCGCACACGTTATCAGGACCCCACTCATCTAAGTCTCAATGGTTTTCAGGACCTTTCCATGTTAAAAAGACGCCTGCTATTGGTTTCGTCGGCAATTCAGAGGCTGTGAAACCACCACCGGCAGGTGCACCACCATTTTGGAGGAAATTTAAAACTGCTAAGAAGCTAGGTGGCAGTAGCAGTTTGTACCATCCAAGTTTCATTGGACAGAATGGATCATTTCATCCACCAGGAATGGAATCAAAAGGCCCATGGTCAACAAATTTTCAGAATTTTATGCCAACTTTTTCTGATTACAATGCCAATTCAACTAGCTATGGTCCACTTGATTTTCTTCATCCTCCTCCTGGGCATATGCAGTTTAACACATCGGTTAACAATTCTGCCGGAGAAGGAAATAGTGGAGATAGCCCAGTTGTGGCCATCTCTGATGAGGATCGGGATGAAATCATGATGAAATTTCGAAGTTTTAAACAATTTGACACTGTTGAAGATCCATCAGATCATCGCTTTGTTGGCTATAACTCTTCCTTGAAGCAG CATCCAAAGAATTGGGCTAAAAAAATCCAGGACGAGTGGAAGATTTTGGAGAAGGATTTGCCAG ATACAATATTTGTCCGAGTTTATGAATCAAGGATGGATCTTTTGAGGGCCGTTATTATTGGAGCAGTGGGGACTCCTTATCATGATGGTCTTTTCTTCTTTGATGTTTTCTTCCCCAGTGGCTATCCCAATGTACCGCCG CAAGTTTACTACCACTCTGGAGGTCTTCGACTCAACCCGAACTTGTATAATTGTGGCAAAGTATGCCTTAGCCTGCTTAATACCTGGTCTGGCAACAAGAACGAGAAGTGGCTTCCAGGTGTTTCAACAATTCTGCAGGTTCTGGTCTCTATACAAGGTCTAATTCTGAATACGAAGCCTTACTTTAACGAACCTGGATATGCACACATGAGTGGTTCCGCAAATGGTGAAACAAAGTCCCTGCAGTATAATGAGGACACATTCATCCTTTCATTAAGAACAATGATGTATATGATGAAAAGGCCCCCAAAG CATTTTGAGAACTTTGTTACGGGGCATTTCTATAGCCGAGCTCATGATATTCTAGTGGCATGCAAAGCGTACATGGAGGGTGCACAAGTTGGATGTTTGGTCAAAGGTGGGGTTCAGGATGTCGACGAAGGCGACAAAAGCTGCTCGAAGCAGTTCAAGGAATCTCTAACTGGATATGTGAATATGATTGTCAAAGAGTTtgcaaaaattggagttaaggACTGTGAGAAGTTCCTCTCCACCAAAAAAATAGTGAACAAGCCTTTGTCTTTGCCTGCAGCCTGA
- the LOC130943622 gene encoding probable ubiquitin-conjugating enzyme E2 25 isoform X3, whose protein sequence is MEMDPDVVEILPPIHRTSRLVKQNQAIPQDVIEIDNDDDCEDLMIIGEKVGKSNKGKTIESIHNGYGNQVVESGFETSSGHSSVPHNLTSVDAHVADLSYDDDEDADDDYIDFISEEYAQVDEYALLQAHFDNVDIPPGIEAPFTWLPEYEQGLKQTGNSSLHPWYPTQSDAEIPQVIESAKSKIIGSSTGASNFQMNMGDVDHSSGINLASQSAPSKKKVANSQRRVRGSHTLSGPHSSKSQWFSGPFHVKKTPAIGFVGNSEAVKPPPAGAPPFWRKFKTAKKLGGSSSLYHPSFIGQNGSFHPPGMESKGPWSTNFQNFMPTFSDYNANSTSYGPLDFLHPPPGHMQFNTSVNNSAGEGNSGDSPVVAISDEDRDEIMMKFRSFKQFDTVEDPSDHRFVGYNSSLKQHPKNWAKKIQDEWKILEKDLPDTIFVRVYESRMDLLRAVIIGAVGTPYHDGLFFFDVFFPSGYPNVPPQVYYHSGGLRLNPNLYNCGKVCLSLLNTWSGNKNEKWLPGVSTILQVLVSIQGLILNTKPYFNEPGYAHMSGSANGETKSLQYNEDTFILSLRTMMYMMKRPPKHFENFVTGHFYSRAHDILVACKAYMEGAQVGCLVKGGVQDVDEGDKSCSKQFKESLTGYVNMIVKEFAKIGVKDCEKFLSTKKIVNKPLSLPAA, encoded by the exons ATGGAGATGGACCCTGACGTTGTTGAAATTCTTCCCCCAATTCACCGAACTTCCAGATTGGTTAAGCAAAATCAG GCCATTCCACAGGATGTGATTGAAATTGACAACGACGATGATTGCGAGGATTTAATGATAATTGGTGAAAAAGTTGGTAAAAGTAACAAGGGGAAGACAATTGAATCTATTCACAATGGCTATGGCAATCAAGTTGTG GAAAGTGGGTTTGAGACTTCTTCTGGTCATTCTTCGGTACCACATAACCTAACAAGTGTTGATGCTCATGTTGCGGATCTATCATATGATGATGACGAGGATGCTGATGATGACTACATTGATTTTATTTCTGAAGAGTACGCACAAGTCGATGAGTATGCTTTATTACAGGCACACTTTGATAATGTGGATATACCTCCCGGAATTGAGGCACCGTTTACTTGGTTGCCAGAATATGAACAAGGTTTGAAGCAAACTGGGAATAGTTCTTTGCATCCTTGGTATCCTACACAATCGGATGCTGAAATTCCTCAGGTGATAGAGTCAGCTAAATCTAAAATCATAGGATCTTCAACAGGTGCTTCTAATTTTCAAATGAACATGGGTGATGTTGATCACTCCTCTGGAATAAATTTGGCTTCTCAATCTGCTCCTAGTAAGAAGAAAGTAGCTAATTCACAACGCAGGGTTCGTGGTTCGCACACGTTATCAGGACCCCACTCATCTAAGTCTCAATGGTTTTCAGGACCTTTCCATGTTAAAAAGACGCCTGCTATTGGTTTCGTCGGCAATTCAGAGGCTGTGAAACCACCACCGGCAGGTGCACCACCATTTTGGAGGAAATTTAAAACTGCTAAGAAGCTAGGTGGCAGTAGCAGTTTGTACCATCCAAGTTTCATTGGACAGAATGGATCATTTCATCCACCAGGAATGGAATCAAAAGGCCCATGGTCAACAAATTTTCAGAATTTTATGCCAACTTTTTCTGATTACAATGCCAATTCAACTAGCTATGGTCCACTTGATTTTCTTCATCCTCCTCCTGGGCATATGCAGTTTAACACATCGGTTAACAATTCTGCCGGAGAAGGAAATAGTGGAGATAGCCCAGTTGTGGCCATCTCTGATGAGGATCGGGATGAAATCATGATGAAATTTCGAAGTTTTAAACAATTTGACACTGTTGAAGATCCATCAGATCATCGCTTTGTTGGCTATAACTCTTCCTTGAAGCAG CATCCAAAGAATTGGGCTAAAAAAATCCAGGACGAGTGGAAGATTTTGGAGAAGGATTTGCCAG ATACAATATTTGTCCGAGTTTATGAATCAAGGATGGATCTTTTGAGGGCCGTTATTATTGGAGCAGTGGGGACTCCTTATCATGATGGTCTTTTCTTCTTTGATGTTTTCTTCCCCAGTGGCTATCCCAATGTACCGCCG CAAGTTTACTACCACTCTGGAGGTCTTCGACTCAACCCGAACTTGTATAATTGTGGCAAAGTATGCCTTAGCCTGCTTAATACCTGGTCTGGCAACAAGAACGAGAAGTGGCTTCCAGGTGTTTCAACAATTCTGCAGGTTCTGGTCTCTATACAAGGTCTAATTCTGAATACGAAGCCTTACTTTAACGAACCTGGATATGCACACATGAGTGGTTCCGCAAATGGTGAAACAAAGTCCCTGCAGTATAATGAGGACACATTCATCCTTTCATTAAGAACAATGATGTATATGATGAAAAGGCCCCCAAAG CATTTTGAGAACTTTGTTACGGGGCATTTCTATAGCCGAGCTCATGATATTCTAGTGGCATGCAAAGCGTACATGGAGGGTGCACAAGTTGGATGTTTGGTCAAAGGTGGGGTTCAGGATGTCGACGAAGGCGACAAAAGCTGCTCGAAGCAGTTCAAGGAATCTCTAACTGGATATGTGAATATGATTGTCAAAGAGTTtgcaaaaattggagttaaggACTGTGAGAAGTTCCTCTCCACCAAAAAAATAGTGAACAAGCCTTTGTCTTTGCCTGCAGCCTGA
- the LOC130943623 gene encoding thymidylate kinase-like isoform X2 yields MICGTCTTASKSLFKALLLQKSSNFRVQFFSNCSPKKLRMDSNLNCSIEGNKKVCRGALVVLEGLDRSGKSSQCSRLVNYFEGQGISAELWRFPDRNTDVGKMISAYLTNTSQLDDHTIHLLFSANRWEKRSLMETKLKSGTTLIVDRYSYSGVAFSAAKGLDIEWCKAPEVGLLAPDLVAYLDIPPEKAAERGGYGGERYEKLEFQKKVAESYKALHDVSWKSVDACQPIEDVEKQLQEIVFECVAECQKGKKPLSLLWSK; encoded by the exons ATGATCTGTGGCACTTGTACCACAGCTTCTAAATCACT TTTCAAAGCACTATTGTTGCAGAAATCATCCAATTTTCGGGTTCAGTTCTTCTCCAATTGCTCCCCTAAGAAGCTAAGAATGGATAGTAATCTTAATTGTAGCATTGAGGGCAACAAAAAGGTGTGTAGAGGTGCCTTGGTTGTCCTAGAAGGCTTGGATCGTTCTGGGAAGTCCTCTCAGTGTAGCAGACTAGTCAATTATTTTGAGGGTCAAGGAATTTCTGCTGAATTATGGAGATTTCCTGACAGAAACACTGATGTTGGGAAAATGATATCTGCCTATCTTACTAACACTTCACAGTTGGATGATCATACTATTCATCTCCTCTTTAGTGCCAATCGTTGGGAGAAGAG GTCACTGATGGAAACCAAACTCAAATCTGGAACAACTCTCATTGTTGACCGCTATTCATATTCTGGTGTGGCTTTCTCCGCTGCCAAGGGACTTGATATTGAGTGGTGTAAG GCTCCAGAGGTTGGGCTGCTTGCTCCGGATTTGGTAGCTTACCTTGATATTCCACCGGAG AAAGCCGCAGAAAGAGGAGGATATGGAGGTGAaagatatgaaaagttggagttTCAGAAGAAAGTTGCTGAAAGTTACAAAGCTCTTCATGATGTCTCCTGGAAG TCTGTAGATGCTTGCCAACCCATTGAAGATGTGGAGAAACAGTTACAGGAGATTGTATTTGAGTGTGTCGCAGAGTGTCAGAAGGGGAAGAAGCCGCTCTCCCTCTTGTGGTCAAAGTAG
- the LOC130943623 gene encoding thymidylate kinase-like isoform X1 gives MICGTCTTASKSLSFKALLLQKSSNFRVQFFSNCSPKKLRMDSNLNCSIEGNKKVCRGALVVLEGLDRSGKSSQCSRLVNYFEGQGISAELWRFPDRNTDVGKMISAYLTNTSQLDDHTIHLLFSANRWEKRSLMETKLKSGTTLIVDRYSYSGVAFSAAKGLDIEWCKAPEVGLLAPDLVAYLDIPPEKAAERGGYGGERYEKLEFQKKVAESYKALHDVSWKSVDACQPIEDVEKQLQEIVFECVAECQKGKKPLSLLWSK, from the exons ATGATCTGTGGCACTTGTACCACAGCTTCTAAATCACT AAGTTTCAAAGCACTATTGTTGCAGAAATCATCCAATTTTCGGGTTCAGTTCTTCTCCAATTGCTCCCCTAAGAAGCTAAGAATGGATAGTAATCTTAATTGTAGCATTGAGGGCAACAAAAAGGTGTGTAGAGGTGCCTTGGTTGTCCTAGAAGGCTTGGATCGTTCTGGGAAGTCCTCTCAGTGTAGCAGACTAGTCAATTATTTTGAGGGTCAAGGAATTTCTGCTGAATTATGGAGATTTCCTGACAGAAACACTGATGTTGGGAAAATGATATCTGCCTATCTTACTAACACTTCACAGTTGGATGATCATACTATTCATCTCCTCTTTAGTGCCAATCGTTGGGAGAAGAG GTCACTGATGGAAACCAAACTCAAATCTGGAACAACTCTCATTGTTGACCGCTATTCATATTCTGGTGTGGCTTTCTCCGCTGCCAAGGGACTTGATATTGAGTGGTGTAAG GCTCCAGAGGTTGGGCTGCTTGCTCCGGATTTGGTAGCTTACCTTGATATTCCACCGGAG AAAGCCGCAGAAAGAGGAGGATATGGAGGTGAaagatatgaaaagttggagttTCAGAAGAAAGTTGCTGAAAGTTACAAAGCTCTTCATGATGTCTCCTGGAAG TCTGTAGATGCTTGCCAACCCATTGAAGATGTGGAGAAACAGTTACAGGAGATTGTATTTGAGTGTGTCGCAGAGTGTCAGAAGGGGAAGAAGCCGCTCTCCCTCTTGTGGTCAAAGTAG
- the LOC130945993 gene encoding uncharacterized protein LOC130945993: MHDSEDGETETHKRVQVYFFVQCGAENSNQDNDKYDETLLPQIIRENQSAFVPRRLKTDNGLVTFNIFYYMKKKVTGQKGYIGMKLDLKKAYDGNEWEFLREVLQAMGFPKRLTQTIWNCINTTSFSIFINGRPSKLFQPSRGLSQEDSYPLIYSYPMLRF, translated from the coding sequence ATGCATGATTCTGAAGATGGAGAAACTGAAACACACAAGAGAGTTCAAGTCTATTTCTTTGTGCAATGTGGTGCTGAAAATAGCAACCAAGACAATGACAAATATGATGAAACTCTTCTCCCCCAGATTATTAGGGAGAACCAGAGTGCTTTTGTTCCCAGGAGGTTGAAAACGGATAATGGTTTAGTGACTTTTAACATCTTCTACTACATGAAGAAAAAGGTGACTGGCCAAAAAGGATATATCGGGATGAAGCTAGATCTGAAGAAAGCTTATGATGGAAATGAATGGGAGTTCTTAAGGGAGGTTCTACAAGCTATGGGGTTCCCGAAGAGATTGACGCAAACAATCTGGAATTGTATCAACACAACGTCCTTTTCCATTTTCATAAATGGTAGACCTAGCAAACTATTCCAACCATCAAGAGGACTAAGTCAAGAGGATTCGTATCCCCTTATCTATTCATACCCTATGCTGAGGTTTTAG
- the LOC130946341 gene encoding cytochrome c oxidase copper chaperone 2-like — MGEAKQCSSSSVNGSSSTISSEAPKPRKKICCACPETKRLRDECIVQHGEDSCTKWIEAHRLCLRSEGFNV; from the coding sequence ATGGGTGAAGCAAAGCaatgttcttcttcttctgttaATGGCAGCAGCAGCACCATAAGTTCTGAAGCCCCAAAACCGAGGAAGAAAATCTGCTGTGCTTGCCCTGAAACCAAGAGGCTCAGAGATGAATGCATAGTTCAGCATGGTGAAGACTCTTGTACAAAATGGATTGAAGCTCACCGTTTGTGTCTTCGTTCTGAGGGGTTCAATGTTTGA